The following coding sequences are from one Triticum dicoccoides isolate Atlit2015 ecotype Zavitan chromosome 4A, WEW_v2.0, whole genome shotgun sequence window:
- the LOC119284638 gene encoding uncharacterized protein LOC119284638 translates to MATGSRAPRRRRPRSPPTLMDDLVREIFLRVPVDDPMTLVRVAAGCKTWRSMLSAPDFAREYRKARAAPVLGFLHNTTSEPEDRFDSSHFVSTAAFRFRPPAHQDLLSRWDVLDSRHGLALFHAPKSKRNKGFVVCDLVTGQRWEFGDPECYNVMWWPHGDHMDKRIRCSATVLCAKAQCDPLDCHGDGGPFRVALVGTDYRNLRSHATVYSSETREWRDTISVHNLDFVNGRGNSAVVGNKVYVQCIESDKVVEYNMHEQKLSLITLPFEDQEGIDESIDLMGVDDGSLLFASVLKAKLCLWTMEAGPGGAAGWARRWAIELKPSLPARCLTDRANTLVGFAEGVGVIFLSTRVGLYAIELNSGEGNRVRKEFFDKIIPYRSFCTRAIGGLADLARAVSRRTGASVLEQ, encoded by the exons atggCGACCGGGTCGCGTGCGCCGCGACGACGCCGCCCCCGCTCGCCGCCGACGCTGATGGACGACCTCGTGCGCGAGATCTTCCTGCGCGTACCCGTGGACGACCCCATGACTCTCGTCCGCGTCGCCGCCGGCTGCAAGACCTGGCGCAGCATGCTGTCCGCCCCCGACTTCGCCCGCGAGTACCGCAAGGCCCGTGCGGCGCCGGTGCTGGGCTTCCTCCACAACACCACCAGCGAACCGGAGGATCGCTTCGACTCCTCCCACTTCGTATCCACCGCGGCCTTCCGCTTCCGCCCGCCGGCGCACCAGGACCTCCTCTCGCGCTGGGACGTCCTCGACTCCCGCcacggcctcgccctcttccacgcCCCCAAGAGCAAGAGGAACAAGGGCTTCGTTGTCTGCGACCTCGTCACCGGCCAGCGGTGGGAATTCGGCGACCCCGAGTGCTACAACGTCATGTGGTGGCCGCACGGCGATCACATGGACAAGCGCATACGCTGTAGTGCCACGGTGCTCTGCGCCAAGGCCCAATGTGACCCGCTCGACTGCCATGGCGATGGCGGCCCTTTCCGCGTGGCCTTGGTGGGCACCGACTATAGAAACTTGAGATCCCACGCCACCGTCTACTCGTCAGAGACTCGTGAGTGGAGGGACACCATCTCTGTTCACAACCTGGATTTCGTCAATGGCAGGGGGAACAGTGCTGTTGTGGGAAATAAGGTCTATGTCCAATGTATAGAGAGTGACAAAGTCGTGGAGTACAACATGCATGAGCAAAAACTATCTCTGATCACCCTGCCATTTGAGGACCAGGAGGGGATCGACGAGAGCATTGACCTCATGGGGGTGGACGACGGCAGTCTGCTGTTTGCATCCGTGCTGAAGGCTAAACTCTGCCTATGGACTATGGAGGCTGGTCCCGGCGGAGCTGCGGGGTGGGCGCGACGCTGGGCTATCGAGCTCAAACCATCGCTCCCTGCTCGTTGCCTCACAGACAGGGCAAATACGCTGGTTGGCTTTGCTGAAGGTGTTGGTGTCATCTTCCTGAGTACAAGGGTGGGGCTGTACGCAATTGAGCTCAATTCAGGCGAAGGCAACAGGGTTCGCAAAGAGTTCTTCGATAAGATCATACCCTACAGGAGCTTCTGCACTAGAG CAATAGGGGGTTTGGCCGACCTCGCACGCGCAGTTAGCCGGCGTACAGGAGCTTCTGTACTAGAG CAATAG